One Calditrichia bacterium DNA window includes the following coding sequences:
- a CDS encoding ATP-dependent helicase — MKLTDQQLAIIQHLEGPALVFAVAGAGKTTCMVHRIRNMIAQQLCQPQQILATSFNNSAVADIVGQLQRLNVPTGSNGVDCRTLHSLGFRVIRGAVQRGFLDKNWLRNTGEDNLTGMLIGKTLTQMAIADSTDITELDVDREDLKNQISIWKGNLAYADLEAAGLPEAARHIASAATHENGQYLRAYKIFEHLRTQQFIITFDDMLMMGWELLIRHPEILQSAQDNYRSIIVDEFQDVNFAQYQLLDLLSAPHRNYMAIGDDDQCIYEWRGANPSFILNFEKNYGAKVYTISDNFRSCAQQILPANAVIAHNKRRYPKFLSLTRGFGGSTQILAQKDEWEIAKHIAGEIADRIAAGQSTREMAVLIRLYSQTAHLEAAFMEKNIPYEIVGAPEFYKRDELLPLFQYLSFAFAEAEIAESGFPEDPKQIKKYHEMFANIVNKPRRYISRDIVDGAQRMSRQTRRSVIDVLKHQKEVLPKRVQQQVDDFCETIRLLLLRLKRPAHKTLGWLVEQIEYESHLIRISGQMEIGQSRVQTVKALIEFAKMKNLRCGEFLAHLREITIQPIPNPGNLPPVKMLTIYKSKGLEWQTVFVPGSSEGTAPFVVSEDKSDEVAKIAHVEAERRLFYVAMTRAKANLFLYYSAEKNISPFLDEAKTPSLLTQIDKLAKEVAAAPDFRRESEQIEFIERLGQLRLDRFFTRWSNALHPLRNHWHSDFQRWQTHIRDAEAAEAAYREALTQYQSDHEKVERQVRKFEKNIRESGILIHKFKSAYYPVKIGQTIQFEVMDDGGVIAVSGSGMVGMVDFDEMPRFDRAAVIWERSAVIIGRILSDTQVEARFSTLAFDNTHLQSKVSGWRKPSPPKDALRRFLNPNFRRGLITIFGK; from the coding sequence GGTGGCGGATATCGTCGGGCAGTTGCAGCGGCTGAACGTCCCGACGGGCAGTAACGGCGTGGATTGCCGCACACTGCACTCGCTCGGATTCCGGGTGATTCGCGGGGCAGTGCAGCGCGGTTTTCTGGACAAAAACTGGTTGCGCAACACCGGCGAGGACAATCTCACCGGAATGCTGATCGGCAAAACGCTGACGCAAATGGCGATCGCGGATAGCACGGACATCACCGAACTGGATGTAGATCGCGAGGATTTGAAAAACCAGATTTCCATCTGGAAAGGGAATCTGGCATATGCGGATCTCGAAGCGGCCGGTTTGCCGGAAGCTGCGCGGCACATCGCCAGCGCCGCAACGCACGAAAACGGGCAATATCTGCGGGCATACAAAATTTTCGAGCATTTGCGGACCCAGCAATTTATCATCACATTCGACGATATGCTGATGATGGGTTGGGAGCTGCTTATCCGCCACCCGGAAATTCTGCAATCTGCACAGGACAACTATCGCTCTATTATTGTAGATGAATTTCAGGACGTGAATTTCGCGCAATACCAACTGCTCGATCTGCTCAGCGCGCCGCACCGCAATTACATGGCCATCGGCGATGACGACCAGTGCATTTACGAATGGCGCGGCGCAAATCCCTCGTTCATCCTCAATTTCGAGAAAAATTACGGTGCGAAAGTATACACCATCAGCGATAATTTCCGCTCCTGCGCGCAGCAAATTTTACCCGCCAACGCGGTAATCGCCCACAACAAACGGCGCTATCCCAAATTTTTGAGCCTCACCCGGGGATTCGGCGGCAGCACCCAAATTCTCGCACAAAAGGATGAGTGGGAAATTGCCAAACACATCGCCGGGGAAATTGCTGATCGCATTGCCGCCGGACAATCGACCCGTGAAATGGCGGTGCTTATCCGGTTGTATTCGCAAACCGCGCATCTCGAAGCCGCGTTTATGGAGAAAAATATTCCGTACGAAATCGTCGGTGCGCCGGAATTTTACAAACGGGACGAGCTGCTGCCGCTGTTCCAGTATCTCTCGTTCGCGTTCGCAGAGGCGGAAATTGCTGAAAGCGGATTTCCCGAAGATCCGAAGCAGATCAAGAAATACCACGAGATGTTCGCAAATATCGTCAACAAACCGCGCCGCTATATTTCCCGCGATATTGTGGACGGCGCACAGCGAATGTCCCGCCAAACCCGCCGCTCGGTGATTGATGTGCTGAAACATCAAAAGGAAGTGCTGCCCAAACGCGTGCAGCAGCAGGTCGATGATTTTTGCGAAACGATCCGCCTGCTGCTGCTCCGGCTGAAACGCCCGGCGCACAAAACGCTCGGCTGGCTGGTGGAGCAAATCGAATACGAATCGCACCTCATTCGCATCAGCGGGCAGATGGAAATCGGGCAGTCGCGCGTGCAAACCGTGAAAGCGTTGATCGAGTTCGCCAAAATGAAAAACCTGCGCTGCGGGGAATTTCTGGCGCATCTGCGGGAAATTACAATTCAGCCGATCCCGAATCCCGGAAACCTGCCGCCGGTGAAGATGCTAACTATTTATAAATCCAAAGGGTTGGAGTGGCAAACGGTTTTCGTTCCGGGCAGTAGCGAAGGCACCGCGCCGTTCGTGGTTTCGGAAGACAAATCGGACGAAGTCGCCAAAATTGCCCATGTGGAAGCGGAGCGCCGCCTGTTTTACGTGGCGATGACCCGCGCAAAGGCAAACCTGTTTTTGTATTATTCCGCCGAAAAAAACATCAGCCCGTTTCTGGATGAAGCCAAAACGCCATCGCTGCTGACGCAGATCGACAAGCTGGCAAAAGAGGTTGCTGCCGCGCCAGATTTCCGGCGGGAATCGGAGCAAATCGAATTTATCGAACGATTGGGGCAGTTGCGGCTGGATCGATTTTTTACGCGCTGGTCGAACGCGCTGCATCCGTTGCGCAACCATTGGCACAGCGATTTTCAGCGATGGCAAACGCACATCCGCGATGCCGAAGCAGCGGAAGCGGCCTATCGAGAGGCGTTGACGCAATATCAATCGGATCACGAAAAAGTGGAGCGGCAGGTGCGCAAATTTGAGAAAAACATCCGCGAATCGGGCATCCTGATTCACAAATTCAAAAGCGCCTATTATCCGGTGAAAATTGGGCAAACCATTCAATTTGAGGTGATGGACGACGGCGGCGTGATTGCCGTTTCCGGCAGCGGAATGGTCGGGATGGTCGATTTTGACGAGATGCCCCGGTTCGATCGCGCGGCGGTAATTTGGGAGCGATCGGCGGTGATTATCGGGCGCATCCTCAGCGATACACAGGTGGAAGCGCGTTTCAGCACGCTGGCGTTCGACAACACCCATCTGCAATCAAAAGTTAGCGGGTGGCGCAAACCCTCCCCGCCGAAAGATGCGCTGCGCCGGTTTCTGAACCCGAATTTCCGGCGCGGACTGATCACCATTTTCGGAAAGTAA